In a single window of the Saccharothrix australiensis genome:
- a CDS encoding helix-turn-helix domain-containing protein: MSGYVERPAAGLACVWRRTAARRTASRVVPDGCTDIIWSSAGTLVVAGPDTVGHPTTTGPGVLHGVRFGPGVGPAAFGVPAHALRDLRVPLAELWGPTPALEDALAAADDPTAVLAAAARARLRATPPDPVAAAITRSVRRSTVAALADDLGLSVRQVHRRSLDAFGYGPKVLHRVLRFDRAVKLAWTGVPFADVAQRAGYADQAHLSREVKDLAGVPLGQLVRP; the protein is encoded by the coding sequence GTGAGCGGCTACGTCGAACGCCCCGCCGCCGGGCTGGCGTGCGTCTGGCGGCGCACGGCGGCGAGGCGGACCGCCAGCCGCGTCGTGCCCGACGGCTGCACGGACATCATCTGGTCGTCCGCGGGGACGCTCGTGGTCGCCGGTCCGGACACCGTCGGCCACCCCACGACCACGGGTCCGGGCGTCCTGCACGGCGTGCGGTTCGGTCCCGGCGTCGGTCCGGCCGCGTTCGGCGTGCCGGCGCACGCGCTGCGCGACCTGCGGGTGCCGCTGGCCGAGCTGTGGGGCCCCACGCCCGCGCTGGAGGACGCCCTGGCCGCGGCGGACGACCCGACCGCGGTGCTCGCGGCCGCGGCCCGCGCGCGGCTGCGCGCCACCCCGCCCGACCCGGTCGCGGCGGCGATCACGCGGTCCGTGCGCAGGTCCACCGTCGCCGCGCTGGCCGACGACCTGGGGCTGAGCGTCCGCCAGGTGCACCGCCGGAGCCTGGACGCGTTCGGCTACGGCCCGAAGGTGCTGCACCGCGTGCTGCGGTTCGACCGCGCGGTGAAGCTGGCGTGGACGGGCGTGCCGTTCGCCGACGTAGCGCAGCGCGCGGGCTACGCCGACCAGGCCCACCTGTCGCGCGAGGTGAAGGACCTGGCCGGTGTGCCGCTGGGTCAGCTGGTGCGGCCGTAG
- a CDS encoding glycoside hydrolase family 16 protein: MEPSRRRRALATAAVLLAAVPAAAFATIPADATAPPTPPGWTLQWADDFTGPAGALPSGSDWIFDLGRSYPGGPANWGTGEVQSYTNSPANIALDGAGNLRITALRDNAGNWTSSRIETRRGDFRPPPGGRLAIEGRIRLPDVTGQAALGYWPAFWALGSPYRGNYWNWPGIGEFDVMENVNGLDSVWGVLHCGVSPGGPCNETSGLGNSRACPGSPCQAAFHTYRFEWDESANPARFRWYVDGQQFHTVGRDQFDATTWRNMTSHAGYFVLLNLAMGGAFPDGVAGRATPTPATAPGHSMSIDYVAVWTAGGGTTTPPTTTTTTPPGQGWDAYREIQAEHASARSGGVLEAASEGGQDIGQLKNGDSLRFSGVRFGSGGARQFLGRVASGAANGVSGLVEVRLDDPRATPVGSFAIASTGGWQSWRTVPANISGVTGTHDVHITFTSGQPAAYVSVNWIRFGA, from the coding sequence ATGGAACCCAGCCGTCGACGGCGCGCGCTCGCCACCGCCGCCGTCCTGCTCGCCGCCGTTCCCGCCGCGGCCTTCGCCACGATCCCGGCCGACGCCACGGCGCCACCGACCCCGCCGGGCTGGACGCTCCAGTGGGCCGACGACTTCACCGGCCCCGCGGGCGCCCTGCCGTCCGGCTCCGACTGGATCTTCGACCTCGGCCGCTCCTACCCCGGCGGTCCGGCCAACTGGGGCACCGGCGAGGTGCAGAGCTACACGAACTCCCCGGCCAACATCGCGCTCGACGGCGCGGGCAACCTCCGCATCACGGCGCTGCGCGACAACGCGGGCAACTGGACGTCGTCGCGCATCGAGACGCGGCGCGGCGACTTCCGGCCCCCGCCGGGCGGGCGGCTGGCCATCGAGGGCCGGATCCGGCTGCCGGACGTCACCGGCCAGGCCGCGCTGGGCTACTGGCCGGCGTTCTGGGCGCTCGGCTCGCCCTACCGCGGCAACTACTGGAACTGGCCGGGCATCGGCGAGTTCGACGTGATGGAGAACGTCAACGGCCTCGACTCCGTGTGGGGCGTGCTGCACTGCGGCGTGTCACCCGGCGGGCCGTGCAACGAGACGTCCGGCCTCGGCAACAGCCGCGCCTGCCCCGGCTCGCCGTGCCAGGCGGCGTTCCACACCTACCGGTTCGAGTGGGACGAGAGCGCCAACCCCGCGCGGTTCCGCTGGTACGTCGACGGTCAGCAGTTCCACACCGTCGGGCGCGACCAGTTCGACGCGACCACGTGGCGGAACATGACGTCGCACGCGGGCTACTTCGTGCTGCTGAACCTGGCGATGGGCGGCGCGTTCCCGGACGGCGTGGCCGGCCGCGCCACCCCGACCCCCGCCACCGCGCCGGGCCACTCCATGTCGATCGACTACGTCGCCGTGTGGACCGCGGGCGGCGGCACGACCACCCCGCCGACCACCACCACGACCACCCCGCCCGGTCAGGGCTGGGACGCCTACCGCGAGATCCAGGCCGAGCACGCGTCCGCGCGGTCCGGCGGCGTGCTGGAGGCGGCGTCGGAGGGCGGTCAGGACATCGGGCAGCTGAAGAACGGCGACTCGCTGCGCTTCTCCGGCGTGCGGTTCGGCTCCGGCGGCGCGCGGCAGTTCCTCGGCCGGGTGGCGTCCGGGGCGGCGAACGGGGTCAGCGGCCTGGTCGAGGTCCGCCTGGACGACCCGCGCGCCACCCCGGTGGGCAGCTTCGCCATCGCCTCGACCGGCGGCTGGCAGAGCTGGCGGACGGTGCCGGCGAACATCTCGGGCGTCACCGGGACGCACGACGTGCACATCACGTTCACCAGCGGCCAGCCCGCCGCGTACGTGAGCGTGAACTGGATCAGGTTCGGCGCGTGA
- a CDS encoding proline dehydrogenase family protein, producing MLRSTLLAASRSGAIRGLVERTPLTRPVVKRFISGDDVDAAIATTGEVLADGRLVTLDHLGEDTRDAAQATATVDAYLELLRRLETAGYADRAEVSVKLSAVGQFLPVDGEKIALENARRICAAAGVVGTTVTLDMEDHTTTDSTLGILRELRVDFPWVGAVLQAYLKRTEQDCRDLAHAGSRVRLCKGAYQEPASVAFQDKAEVDLSYVRCLKVLMAGEGYPMVASHDPRLIAIAADLASGRAKDSYEFQMLYGIRPEEQRRIAAEGNRMRVYLPYGDEWYGYFMRRLAERPANVAFFLRALVSRN from the coding sequence ATGCTCCGCTCCACACTGCTCGCCGCCTCGCGCTCCGGGGCCATCCGCGGGCTCGTCGAACGCACGCCGCTGACCCGGCCCGTCGTCAAGCGCTTCATCTCCGGTGACGACGTGGACGCCGCGATCGCCACCACCGGCGAGGTGCTGGCCGACGGCCGCCTGGTCACGCTCGACCACCTCGGCGAGGACACCCGCGACGCGGCGCAGGCCACCGCCACCGTCGACGCCTACCTGGAGCTGCTGCGCCGCCTGGAGACCGCCGGCTACGCCGACCGGGCCGAGGTGTCGGTGAAGCTGTCCGCGGTGGGCCAGTTCCTGCCCGTGGACGGCGAGAAGATCGCCCTGGAGAACGCGCGCCGGATCTGCGCGGCGGCGGGCGTCGTCGGCACCACGGTCACCCTCGACATGGAGGACCACACCACCACCGACTCGACGCTGGGCATCCTGCGGGAGCTGCGCGTCGACTTCCCGTGGGTGGGCGCGGTGCTCCAGGCGTACCTGAAGCGCACCGAGCAGGACTGCCGGGACCTGGCGCACGCCGGGTCGCGGGTCCGGCTGTGCAAGGGCGCGTACCAGGAGCCCGCGTCGGTGGCGTTCCAGGACAAGGCCGAGGTCGACCTGTCCTACGTGCGCTGCCTCAAGGTCCTGATGGCGGGCGAGGGCTACCCGATGGTCGCCTCGCACGACCCGCGGCTGATCGCCATCGCGGCGGACCTCGCGTCCGGGCGGGCCAAGGACAGCTACGAGTTCCAGATGCTGTACGGCATCCGGCCCGAGGAGCAGCGCCGCATCGCCGCCGAGGGAAACCGGATGCGGGTCTACCTGCCCTACGGCGACGAGTGGTACGGCTACTTCATGCGGCGGCTGGCGGAGCGCCCGGCGAACGTGGCGTTCTTCCTGCGCGCGCTGGTCAGCAGGAACTAG
- a CDS encoding DUF3558 domain-containing protein, with the protein MNRTIRAALVVSSAVAVLAACTTTDPGDPTAGPTTGTSERTPTTSGSATGGASGLSLAKYLSNPCAILTKAQQAELTTFREAKATEGTFGPACTYQGKDVLENSTFEISLVVKGNTIDDFIEEAKAGMSVAEETKVDGRPAINFDSADGKRNCSTAVGTSDKEAVLVQANIGKNDKLNDDKACEKSERVAKTVIGNLRG; encoded by the coding sequence TTGAACCGCACTATTCGGGCCGCTCTCGTCGTCAGCTCCGCCGTGGCCGTGCTCGCCGCGTGCACGACAACCGATCCGGGCGACCCGACCGCGGGCCCCACCACCGGGACGTCGGAGCGCACGCCGACCACGTCCGGCTCCGCGACCGGCGGAGCTTCCGGCCTGAGCCTCGCCAAGTACCTCAGCAACCCGTGCGCCATCCTCACGAAGGCGCAGCAGGCCGAGCTGACGACGTTCCGCGAGGCGAAGGCGACGGAGGGCACCTTCGGACCCGCCTGCACCTACCAGGGGAAGGACGTGCTGGAGAACTCGACCTTCGAGATCTCGCTCGTGGTCAAGGGCAACACGATCGACGACTTCATCGAGGAAGCCAAGGCCGGGATGTCGGTCGCCGAGGAGACCAAGGTCGACGGTCGGCCCGCGATCAACTTCGACAGCGCCGACGGCAAGCGGAACTGCAGCACCGCGGTCGGCACCTCGGACAAGGAAGCCGTCCTCGTCCAGGCCAACATCGGGAAGAACGACAAGCTCAACGACGACAAGGCGTGCGAGAAGTCGGAGCGGGTCGCCAAGACGGTCATCGGGAACTTGAGGGGTTAG
- a CDS encoding bifunctional 3'-5' exonuclease/DNA polymerase, producing MLVALDSHAENAGRLRPLSDAGLPAGPVVETTDLASAVAELERSRPRWLWPSTAEVYPELLARGVRVERCLDLHHVEALLLAHQGRHREPRGLAAAVARLRGLPVPEDHGPRKRDAQPTLFEPARDPLPGDADRLEAVVAVHAEQQRVAAGLDRAEGLRLLFAAESASALAAAEMTHHGLPWRADVHEALLVELLGPRPVAGARPARLAELADRITAAFGGRPVNPDHPPGIVRAFGREGIDIPSARAWVLKEVDHPAVAPLLEYKELARLWVAHGWSWLDQWVSGGRFRPDYVVGGVVSGRWATRGGAALQIPRTLRRAVVADPGWRLVAADAAQLEPRVLAALSGDRRLAEVSGDDDLYTNLAADAFDGDRGRAKIAMLSAMYGGTSGEAGPLLAVLRRRFPDAVGYVEAAAAAGEQGRVVRSRLGRTSPPPSEAWREVTGSADEGEDAARRSRRAAREWGRFTRNFVVQASAADWTAALLGALRRRLHRSAPGAHLVFFQHDEVLVHCPAEAAQVVCDEVAAAGAEASRLVFGDTPVRFPLKAVPVDSYADAK from the coding sequence GTGCTCGTCGCCCTCGACTCCCACGCGGAGAACGCCGGTCGCCTCCGGCCGCTCTCCGACGCCGGGCTGCCCGCCGGGCCCGTGGTGGAGACGACCGACCTGGCGTCGGCGGTGGCCGAGCTGGAGCGCTCGCGCCCGCGCTGGCTGTGGCCGTCGACCGCCGAGGTGTACCCGGAGCTGCTGGCGCGCGGCGTGCGGGTCGAGCGGTGCCTGGACCTGCACCACGTCGAAGCGCTGCTGCTCGCCCACCAGGGCAGGCACCGGGAGCCGCGCGGCCTGGCCGCGGCCGTCGCGCGGCTGCGGGGCCTGCCCGTCCCCGAGGACCACGGCCCGCGCAAGCGGGACGCCCAGCCGACCCTGTTCGAGCCGGCGCGCGACCCGCTGCCCGGCGACGCCGACCGGCTGGAGGCCGTGGTCGCGGTCCACGCCGAGCAGCAGCGCGTCGCCGCCGGGCTGGACCGCGCCGAGGGGCTGCGGCTGCTGTTCGCCGCCGAGTCGGCCAGCGCACTGGCCGCCGCCGAGATGACCCACCACGGCCTGCCGTGGCGGGCGGACGTGCACGAGGCGCTGCTGGTGGAGCTGCTGGGGCCGAGACCGGTCGCGGGCGCGCGGCCGGCCAGGCTGGCGGAGCTGGCCGACCGGATCACGGCGGCGTTCGGTGGCCGCCCGGTCAACCCGGACCACCCGCCGGGCATCGTGCGGGCGTTCGGCCGGGAGGGGATCGACATCCCGTCGGCGCGGGCGTGGGTGCTGAAGGAGGTCGACCACCCGGCCGTGGCGCCGCTGCTGGAGTACAAGGAGCTGGCCAGGCTGTGGGTGGCGCACGGCTGGTCGTGGCTGGACCAGTGGGTCTCCGGTGGCCGGTTCCGGCCGGACTACGTCGTCGGCGGCGTGGTGTCCGGGCGGTGGGCCACGCGGGGCGGCGCGGCGTTGCAGATCCCGCGCACGCTCCGGCGCGCGGTGGTGGCCGACCCGGGGTGGCGGCTGGTGGCGGCGGACGCGGCGCAGCTGGAGCCGCGCGTGCTGGCGGCGTTGTCGGGCGACCGCAGGCTGGCCGAGGTGTCGGGCGACGACGACCTGTACACGAACCTGGCGGCGGACGCGTTCGACGGCGACCGGGGGCGGGCGAAGATCGCCATGCTGTCGGCGATGTACGGCGGCACGAGTGGCGAGGCCGGCCCGCTGCTGGCCGTGCTGCGGCGGCGCTTCCCGGACGCGGTCGGCTACGTGGAGGCCGCGGCGGCGGCGGGTGAGCAGGGCCGGGTGGTGCGCTCCCGCCTGGGGCGCACGAGCCCGCCGCCGTCGGAGGCGTGGCGCGAGGTGACCGGCAGCGCGGACGAGGGCGAGGACGCGGCGCGGCGGTCGCGGCGGGCGGCGCGCGAGTGGGGCCGGTTCACGCGCAACTTCGTCGTGCAGGCCAGCGCGGCGGACTGGACGGCGGCGCTGCTCGGCGCGCTGCGCCGTCGCCTGCACCGGTCCGCGCCGGGTGCGCACCTGGTGTTCTTCCAGCACGACGAGGTGCTGGTGCACTGCCCGGCCGAGGCGGCGCAGGTGGTGTGCGACGAGGTGGCGGCGGCGGGCGCGGAGGCGTCCCGGCTGGTGTTCGGCGACACCCCGGTCCGCTTCCCGCTCAAGGCGGTGCCGGTCGACAGCTACGCCGACGCGAAGTAG
- a CDS encoding carbon-nitrogen hydrolase family protein — protein sequence MQVAAIQTTPVADPAGNAAEHARLIGEAAAKGARVCAFPELSLTGYELHPVRPLTEDDEHWAPIRSACAAHDAYALVGAPLSTPDGVVIATVVIGPTGETLGHYAKRHLDDVEARLFVPGDHHLLLEVDDWTLGLAVCSDAAVPSHAVEVRAGGADVYVVSALYPKVSARYPRGPEARIAEQLGHAAGLGMWAVLAQYTGRAGDYDTAGGSGVWRPGGAVDVRLGDEPGVAVATLTRP from the coding sequence GTGCAGGTAGCCGCGATCCAGACCACGCCGGTCGCCGACCCGGCGGGCAACGCCGCCGAGCACGCGCGGCTGATCGGCGAGGCCGCCGCGAAGGGCGCGCGCGTGTGCGCGTTCCCCGAGCTCTCGCTGACCGGCTACGAACTGCACCCCGTCCGGCCGCTCACCGAGGACGACGAGCACTGGGCCCCGATCCGCTCGGCCTGCGCCGCCCACGACGCGTACGCCCTCGTCGGCGCGCCACTGTCCACCCCGGACGGAGTGGTGATCGCGACCGTCGTGATCGGACCGACCGGGGAGACCCTGGGCCACTACGCGAAACGGCACCTGGACGACGTCGAGGCGCGGCTCTTCGTGCCCGGCGACCACCACCTGCTGCTCGAAGTCGACGACTGGACCCTCGGCCTGGCGGTCTGCTCCGACGCCGCCGTGCCGTCGCACGCGGTCGAGGTGCGGGCGGGCGGAGCGGACGTGTACGTGGTGAGCGCCCTGTACCCGAAGGTGAGCGCCCGGTACCCCCGAGGGCCGGAAGCCCGGATCGCCGAGCAGCTCGGCCACGCCGCCGGCCTGGGCATGTGGGCGGTGCTGGCCCAGTACACCGGGCGCGCGGGCGACTACGACACGGCCGGCGGCAGCGGCGTGTGGCGGCCGGGCGGCGCGGTCGACGTGCGCCTCGGCGACGAGCCCGGCGTGGCCGTGGCCACCCTGACCCGGCCGTGA
- a CDS encoding ATP-binding protein: MDRMPLPGELLDPRHAVVPFHGRVRELAALRRWRDRPDGASVLLLHGPAGVGKTRLAHHFADDAVRVVDDAELVPWPELHRLLRQAAGRAGVLLVARRAGWWWSAVRQRAGDLGYDSAELAVAPRPVEHDTSFASACAHFADALGRPRPTAPPPRAATLHDLHLAALAAVHGSPAHDPVELVRWLAEVDPAAAARGRLAEDVLAVTLLDERIEPERTPDALETLLRAAERWPHALRRAERLFTAHPALVGVTGAACLTVLAERPAAARALARHVFDDPRFHCDVLPAVLTRTLLRDRARTAGKAELAELHGMLGARAALAALRHEALEAARAEVAVHRDLVAEDPAEHRPALADALGDLCLRLIAVDREEEALDAAEEAVALCRLVAVDDADCTPQLAAALDQLGLRYAALGRRDEALAATEQAFLLHQELSEHHSALFRPDFAKVTHHLAARLSDVGRREEAARAARWAIARWRDVVAADPRYEAEYARTLASIAALLSVLGECDGSTVVVRESIGALRRLAAANRRDFEPELAAALGRLSAVLRGRDGAAEASAESIAVWRRVAADGDPRAVGELAAALGDRVDVAGLSGPDRLAAAEEAVALTRPPAARFPAGGRVDFAVARLRLARALLHVRREYEARGVVEDVLAEEPPPRLPAERAGKLASALRGVADALAAAGHDEAALRSAERAAEVWRDLVGRHRGAPVALAEAVRRTAELAPEPPAALGRARLAVLVWHLARTPAELSADVGYAEALSHYAARCAEAGRELDRALALAHRAVVVLRAARADPDRFARAAGVVDDVIRAHADPEVARARTRTMVDRDWPSSC; this comes from the coding sequence GTGGATCGGATGCCCCTACCCGGCGAGCTGCTCGACCCGCGGCACGCGGTGGTGCCCTTCCACGGCCGGGTGCGGGAGCTGGCCGCGCTGAGGCGGTGGCGGGACCGGCCCGACGGGGCGTCCGTCCTGCTGCTGCACGGCCCCGCCGGGGTGGGCAAGACGCGGCTCGCGCACCACTTCGCCGACGACGCCGTCCGGGTGGTGGACGACGCCGAGCTGGTCCCGTGGCCGGAGCTGCACCGGCTGCTCCGCCAGGCCGCCGGGCGGGCCGGGGTCCTGCTGGTGGCGCGCCGCGCCGGCTGGTGGTGGTCGGCGGTGCGGCAGCGCGCGGGCGACCTCGGCTACGACTCCGCCGAGCTGGCGGTGGCGCCGCGGCCGGTCGAGCACGACACGTCGTTCGCCTCCGCCTGCGCCCACTTCGCCGACGCCCTGGGCAGGCCGCGCCCCACCGCGCCGCCGCCGCGCGCGGCCACGCTGCACGACCTGCACCTGGCCGCGCTCGCCGCCGTGCACGGCTCGCCCGCCCACGACCCCGTGGAGCTGGTGCGCTGGCTGGCCGAGGTCGACCCGGCCGCGGCGGCGCGCGGACGGCTCGCCGAGGACGTGCTCGCCGTGACCCTGCTGGACGAGCGCATCGAGCCGGAGCGCACCCCGGACGCCCTGGAGACCCTGCTCCGCGCCGCCGAGCGGTGGCCGCACGCCCTGCGCCGCGCCGAGCGGCTGTTCACCGCGCACCCCGCACTGGTGGGCGTCACCGGCGCCGCGTGCCTGACCGTGCTCGCCGAGCGCCCCGCCGCGGCGCGGGCGCTCGCGCGCCACGTCTTCGACGACCCCCGCTTCCACTGCGACGTCCTGCCCGCCGTGCTCACCCGTACCCTGCTGCGCGACCGCGCCCGCACCGCGGGCAAGGCGGAACTGGCCGAGCTGCACGGGATGCTGGGCGCCCGCGCCGCGCTCGCCGCGCTGCGGCACGAGGCGCTGGAGGCGGCCCGCGCGGAGGTCGCGGTGCACCGGGACCTGGTGGCCGAGGACCCCGCCGAGCACCGCCCGGCGCTCGCGGACGCGCTGGGCGACCTGTGCCTGCGCCTGATCGCGGTGGACCGCGAGGAGGAGGCGCTCGACGCGGCCGAGGAGGCGGTCGCGCTGTGCCGCCTGGTCGCCGTGGACGACGCGGACTGCACGCCGCAGCTCGCCGCCGCGCTGGACCAGCTCGGCCTGCGCTACGCCGCGCTGGGCCGCCGGGACGAGGCGCTGGCGGCGACCGAGCAGGCGTTCCTGCTCCACCAGGAGCTGTCCGAGCACCACTCGGCGCTGTTCCGGCCGGATTTCGCGAAGGTGACGCACCACCTCGCCGCGCGCCTGTCCGACGTGGGGCGCCGGGAGGAGGCCGCCCGCGCCGCGCGGTGGGCGATCGCGCGGTGGCGGGACGTGGTGGCGGCCGACCCGCGCTACGAGGCCGAGTACGCGCGCACGCTGGCGTCCATCGCGGCGCTGCTGTCGGTGCTCGGTGAGTGCGACGGGTCGACGGTCGTCGTGCGCGAGTCGATCGGGGCGCTGCGCAGGCTCGCCGCCGCCAACCGGCGCGACTTCGAGCCGGAGCTGGCCGCCGCGCTGGGCCGCCTGAGCGCCGTGCTGCGCGGCCGGGACGGCGCCGCGGAGGCGTCCGCGGAGTCGATCGCGGTGTGGCGGCGGGTGGCCGCGGACGGCGACCCGCGCGCGGTGGGCGAGCTGGCCGCCGCCCTCGGCGACCGGGTCGACGTGGCCGGGCTGAGCGGTCCGGACCGGCTGGCGGCGGCCGAGGAGGCGGTGGCGCTGACGCGCCCGCCGGCGGCCCGGTTCCCGGCGGGTGGCCGGGTGGACTTCGCCGTCGCCCGGCTGCGGCTGGCGCGGGCGCTGCTGCACGTGCGCCGCGAGTACGAGGCGCGGGGCGTCGTGGAGGACGTGCTGGCGGAGGAGCCGCCACCGCGGTTGCCCGCGGAGCGCGCCGGGAAGCTCGCGTCCGCGCTGCGCGGGGTGGCCGACGCGCTGGCGGCGGCCGGGCACGACGAGGCGGCGCTGCGGTCCGCCGAGCGCGCCGCGGAGGTCTGGCGGGACCTGGTCGGCCGCCACCGGGGCGCGCCGGTCGCGCTCGCCGAGGCGGTGCGGCGGACGGCCGAGCTGGCGCCGGAGCCGCCCGCGGCGCTGGGCCGCGCCCGGCTGGCCGTGCTCGTGTGGCACCTGGCCCGGACGCCTGCCGAGCTGTCGGCCGACGTCGGGTACGCCGAGGCGCTGTCGCACTACGCCGCGCGGTGCGCCGAGGCCGGCCGCGAGCTGGACCGCGCGCTGGCCCTGGCGCACCGCGCGGTCGTGGTGCTGCGCGCGGCGAGGGCCGACCCGGACCGGTTCGCCCGCGCCGCGGGTGTGGTCGACGACGTGATCCGGGCGCACGCCGACCCGGAGGTGGCGCGCGCCCGGACCCGGACGATGGTCGACCGCGACTGGCCTAGTTCCTGCTGA
- a CDS encoding ESX secretion-associated protein EspG, which yields MLRTKVAIPVVALYTAWQAEGLATLHNALLTEVDFDEDRLAEGDVSGLADLARGGWAALERLGLARGRQVHADLGRSLRLVAGAGTEYYAFFNQGDGDTRTALVAVSGDDALRVVLHPDKHFVLEPVRPEDAVQALVSALPEERPGRGGVLSLPADALADQPQRPRYDDEGGGSFLQTSRPTGGHTTEAQLVRKLLAEQRTGGGQLFTARRDRSGRKQRCAAPLTYFDTITGRYLSAKSKGGDGTPWITVQPADFSTLQHRLRQLTADAAPRG from the coding sequence GTGCTGCGCACCAAGGTGGCGATCCCGGTCGTCGCGCTCTACACCGCCTGGCAGGCCGAGGGCCTCGCCACGCTGCACAACGCGCTGCTGACCGAGGTCGACTTCGACGAGGACCGCCTCGCCGAGGGCGACGTGAGCGGGTTGGCGGACCTCGCGCGGGGCGGCTGGGCGGCGCTGGAGCGGCTCGGCCTGGCCCGCGGCCGGCAGGTGCACGCCGACCTCGGCCGGTCGCTGCGGCTGGTGGCCGGCGCGGGCACGGAGTACTACGCCTTCTTCAACCAGGGCGACGGCGACACGCGCACCGCACTGGTGGCGGTGTCCGGTGACGACGCGCTGCGGGTCGTCCTGCACCCGGACAAGCACTTCGTGCTGGAGCCGGTGCGGCCGGAGGACGCGGTGCAGGCGCTGGTGTCGGCGCTGCCGGAGGAGAGGCCGGGGCGGGGCGGCGTGCTCTCGCTGCCCGCCGACGCGCTGGCCGACCAGCCGCAGCGCCCCCGCTACGACGACGAGGGCGGCGGGTCGTTCCTCCAGACCAGCAGGCCGACCGGCGGGCACACCACCGAGGCGCAGCTCGTCCGGAAGCTGCTGGCCGAGCAGCGCACGGGCGGCGGGCAGCTGTTCACCGCCCGCCGCGACCGGTCCGGCCGCAAGCAGCGCTGCGCCGCGCCGCTGACGTACTTCGACACGATCACCGGCCGCTACCTGTCGGCGAAGTCGAAGGGCGGCGACGGCACGCCGTGGATCACCGTGCAGCCCGCCGACTTCAGCACGCTCCAGCACCGGCTGCGGCAGCTCACCGCGGACGCAGCACCTCGCGGCTGA